A single genomic interval of Aureliella helgolandensis harbors:
- the gltB gene encoding glutamate synthase large subunit, with translation MKPGTHLPDAHGLYDPAFEHDSCGVGFVAHIKGERSHQNVVDAHVLLMAMEHRGGCGCEDNTGDGAGMLTALPHEFIAKVAQAELGATLPEPGKFAAGIVFLPRAAAAREACKTAINALIAECGQKLVGWRKVPQATDAANIGPAARAAEPFMEMLIVAAGGDLAGDDFERQLYIIRKRASHLLRGDEAIEQRELFYICSLSTKVIIYKGMLTTAQVVPYYPDLQDPDFTTHLAMVHSRFSTNTFPSWDRAQPFRYMSHNGEINTLRGNKNWMTARQGKVSSDLFGEQIKDLYPICEPDCSDSGTFDNVLEFLLLSGRSLQEAVMMMVPEAWQKHDTMSESKRAFYEYQSCLMEPWDGPASISFTDGNFIGAVLDRNGLRPSRYYITHDDRVIMASEVGALPIDPANVKAKGRLQPGQMFLVDFNEGRLIPDEELKQKFAAKQDYRQWLCDQRIQLNDLAQAPDAHGFSPETLLARMQAFGFTTETMQFMLLPLIREKRDPVGSMGNDSALACLSDKSRLLYDYFKQLFAQVTNPAIDSIREEIIMSLECYIGPEQNLLEATPEHCHRLLIPHPILSNEELASLKQMDHRGWKTQTIDITFPRAEGKAGMMAALDRICSEAEQAIAAGFSLIILSDRAVSADRVPLPTLLASGCVHHHLVDSSLRTQIGIILETGEAREVHHFCLLVGYGADGINPYLAFEALWQANADGLIESKEGMDDSKIVAVYRKSVAKGILKVMAKMGISTLQSYKGAQIFEAIGLKDEVIDKCFTHTPSRVQGVDFSVLAEETLRRHSIGFPLRKEFALPTLSNPGEFHWRAQGESHGWTPTRIANLQAAARTNSRDAYKAYSDEINTENRRRCNLRGLLKFRENVNGGPVPLAEVEPASEIVKRFCTGAMSFGSISAESHESLAIAMNRLGGKSNTGEGGEDPERFIPMPNGDSKRSAIKQIASGRFGVTANYLTNADELQIKISQGAKPGEGGELPGHKVDDNIARIRYSTPGVGLISPPPHHDIYSIEDLAQLIHDLKNANPSARVSVKLVSEVGVGTVAAGVAKAKADHILISGDSGGTGASPLTSIKHAGLPWELGIAETHQTLVMNDLRSRVVLQTDGGLKTGRDVVLGALLGAEEIGFATAPLITLGCIMMRKCHLNTCPVGIATQDPVLRKKFKGKPEHVVNFLFMVAEEARSHMAALGFRTWNEMVGRVDVLDVEEAVEHWKADGIDLTSLLTPARKLREDSDVICTRLQDHGLNISLDSTTLVPGCQAAIQDGKPIEMELPIVNTNRTVGTILSHEITKRWGADGLPDNTIHLKFNGSAGQSFGAWAVSGLTMELEGDCNDYVGKGLSGGRLIVYPPKNSSFAAEENILVGNVCLYGATTGRAFFRGKAAERFCVRNSGAWTVVEGVGDHGCEYMTGGRVIILGSTGRNFAAGMSGGIAYVWAPDLEAFRLKCNLGTVLLEEVVEDRDKAELLEMITDHREFTGSTVAERIIQDWPASLKNFVKVMPVDYKRVLLERSQHDEEQEADVHSEAVIK, from the coding sequence ATGAAACCAGGAACTCATCTGCCAGACGCTCACGGCCTCTACGACCCTGCCTTTGAACATGATTCTTGTGGTGTTGGCTTTGTGGCTCATATTAAAGGCGAGCGCAGCCACCAGAACGTCGTCGATGCACACGTCTTACTGATGGCGATGGAGCACCGTGGCGGTTGCGGATGTGAAGACAATACTGGTGACGGTGCTGGAATGCTGACCGCACTTCCGCACGAGTTCATAGCCAAGGTGGCCCAAGCGGAGCTTGGTGCAACGTTGCCCGAGCCGGGAAAATTCGCGGCAGGCATCGTCTTCCTACCCCGGGCTGCAGCTGCACGGGAAGCCTGCAAAACGGCCATTAATGCGCTAATCGCTGAGTGTGGTCAGAAGTTGGTTGGCTGGCGGAAGGTACCTCAAGCCACAGATGCGGCCAACATCGGGCCTGCGGCACGCGCCGCCGAACCCTTTATGGAAATGCTAATCGTGGCCGCCGGGGGCGACCTGGCGGGCGATGACTTCGAGCGTCAGCTGTACATCATTCGCAAGCGAGCCAGTCATCTATTGCGTGGCGATGAAGCCATCGAGCAACGCGAGCTGTTCTACATTTGCAGTTTGTCGACGAAGGTCATCATCTACAAAGGCATGTTGACCACGGCTCAAGTTGTGCCCTACTACCCCGACTTGCAAGACCCCGATTTCACCACACACCTGGCGATGGTGCACTCCCGGTTCAGCACCAATACGTTCCCGAGTTGGGATCGCGCGCAACCCTTCCGCTACATGAGCCACAATGGCGAGATCAATACGCTACGGGGCAACAAGAACTGGATGACCGCACGTCAGGGTAAGGTCAGTAGTGATTTGTTCGGAGAGCAGATCAAGGATCTATATCCGATTTGCGAACCCGACTGCAGCGACTCCGGAACCTTCGACAACGTGCTGGAGTTCTTGCTGCTGAGCGGCCGCTCTCTCCAAGAGGCAGTCATGATGATGGTGCCCGAAGCGTGGCAGAAGCATGACACCATGTCCGAGAGCAAGCGTGCCTTCTACGAGTACCAGTCGTGCCTGATGGAGCCCTGGGATGGGCCGGCCTCCATTAGCTTTACCGACGGTAATTTCATCGGCGCTGTTTTGGATCGTAATGGATTGCGTCCCAGTCGCTATTACATCACGCACGATGACCGCGTGATCATGGCGAGTGAAGTGGGCGCGCTGCCGATCGATCCTGCCAACGTCAAAGCCAAGGGACGCTTGCAACCTGGACAAATGTTTTTGGTCGACTTCAACGAGGGTCGGTTGATTCCTGATGAAGAACTGAAGCAGAAGTTCGCCGCCAAACAGGACTACCGACAATGGTTGTGCGACCAACGCATCCAGTTGAATGATCTAGCCCAGGCCCCAGATGCCCATGGATTCTCTCCCGAGACGCTGCTAGCCCGCATGCAGGCCTTCGGTTTCACTACCGAAACCATGCAATTCATGCTGCTCCCCCTCATTCGTGAGAAGCGTGATCCCGTTGGCTCAATGGGCAATGACAGTGCGTTGGCTTGCTTGAGCGACAAATCTCGATTGCTGTATGACTACTTCAAGCAATTGTTTGCACAGGTGACGAATCCCGCGATCGACTCCATTCGCGAAGAGATCATCATGTCTCTGGAGTGCTACATCGGGCCAGAGCAGAACTTGCTAGAAGCGACTCCCGAACATTGCCATCGGCTATTGATTCCACACCCGATCCTATCCAACGAAGAGCTCGCTTCGCTCAAGCAGATGGACCATCGAGGCTGGAAAACGCAGACGATCGACATCACCTTCCCACGTGCCGAAGGCAAAGCGGGCATGATGGCAGCACTGGACCGCATCTGTTCAGAGGCAGAACAGGCGATTGCTGCTGGCTTCTCCTTAATCATCCTGTCGGATCGTGCCGTGAGTGCAGATCGCGTCCCGTTGCCAACTCTATTGGCATCGGGTTGTGTCCATCACCATCTGGTTGATAGCAGCCTCCGGACGCAAATTGGGATCATCCTTGAGACCGGTGAGGCGCGAGAAGTGCATCACTTCTGCCTGCTGGTGGGCTATGGTGCCGATGGCATCAACCCCTACCTGGCCTTCGAAGCGTTGTGGCAAGCCAACGCAGATGGGCTCATCGAATCCAAGGAAGGCATGGACGACAGCAAAATTGTGGCCGTCTACCGCAAGAGTGTGGCCAAGGGCATTCTGAAGGTTATGGCCAAGATGGGCATCTCGACGCTGCAATCCTACAAAGGCGCGCAGATCTTCGAAGCCATCGGGCTCAAGGACGAAGTGATCGACAAGTGCTTTACCCATACACCGAGTCGCGTCCAAGGCGTCGATTTTAGTGTCTTGGCTGAAGAGACACTCCGGCGACACTCTATCGGCTTTCCGCTCCGCAAGGAATTCGCACTGCCTACCCTATCCAACCCCGGTGAGTTTCACTGGCGTGCCCAAGGTGAGAGCCACGGTTGGACTCCTACTCGCATTGCGAATCTGCAAGCGGCAGCCCGCACCAACAGTCGCGATGCGTACAAGGCCTATTCCGACGAGATCAACACGGAAAATCGCCGGCGTTGCAATTTGCGTGGCTTGCTGAAGTTCAGAGAAAATGTCAACGGCGGTCCCGTTCCATTGGCAGAGGTTGAACCGGCCAGCGAGATCGTCAAACGATTCTGCACCGGTGCCATGAGCTTCGGGTCGATTTCGGCCGAGTCTCACGAGTCCTTAGCTATCGCGATGAATCGGCTCGGTGGAAAGAGCAATACCGGGGAAGGTGGCGAAGATCCAGAACGCTTCATCCCCATGCCCAACGGGGACTCCAAGCGTTCCGCCATTAAGCAAATCGCATCGGGACGGTTTGGAGTCACAGCGAACTACTTGACCAATGCAGATGAGCTTCAAATCAAAATCTCTCAGGGTGCAAAACCTGGTGAAGGTGGGGAATTGCCTGGCCATAAGGTCGACGACAATATCGCCCGCATTCGCTACTCCACTCCCGGAGTAGGTTTGATCAGCCCTCCCCCTCACCACGACATTTATTCGATTGAGGATCTGGCCCAGCTGATCCACGATTTGAAGAATGCCAATCCTTCAGCCAGAGTCAGCGTCAAGCTGGTTTCCGAGGTCGGAGTCGGCACGGTAGCGGCGGGAGTTGCTAAGGCCAAGGCGGACCACATCCTAATTTCCGGCGATTCTGGCGGAACCGGGGCATCGCCACTGACCAGTATCAAACACGCCGGCCTCCCCTGGGAGCTGGGGATTGCAGAGACGCATCAGACGCTGGTCATGAATGACCTGCGGAGCCGAGTCGTGCTGCAAACCGATGGTGGTTTGAAAACCGGTCGCGACGTCGTCCTCGGTGCATTGTTAGGGGCTGAGGAGATCGGCTTTGCCACCGCACCATTGATTACCCTCGGGTGCATCATGATGCGTAAATGCCACCTCAACACTTGCCCCGTGGGCATTGCGACTCAGGATCCCGTCTTGCGGAAGAAATTCAAGGGCAAGCCAGAGCACGTCGTCAACTTCCTGTTTATGGTGGCGGAAGAAGCTCGCTCGCATATGGCTGCGTTGGGCTTCCGCACTTGGAATGAGATGGTCGGTCGAGTGGACGTGCTGGATGTCGAAGAGGCCGTTGAGCACTGGAAAGCCGACGGTATCGACCTAACCTCCTTGCTCACTCCCGCCCGAAAGCTGCGTGAAGATTCCGACGTTATCTGCACGCGACTCCAGGACCACGGGTTGAATATCTCTCTCGATTCCACCACCCTAGTTCCCGGCTGTCAGGCTGCGATTCAGGATGGCAAGCCGATCGAGATGGAATTGCCGATCGTCAATACGAATCGAACCGTTGGCACAATCCTCAGCCACGAGATTACCAAGCGTTGGGGCGCCGACGGTCTGCCAGACAACACCATCCACCTCAAGTTCAACGGCTCAGCAGGTCAAAGCTTTGGGGCCTGGGCCGTCAGCGGGTTGACTATGGAATTGGAAGGCGACTGCAATGACTATGTCGGCAAGGGGCTGTCCGGTGGGCGGCTGATTGTTTACCCTCCCAAGAACAGCTCCTTTGCGGCAGAAGAAAACATCCTGGTTGGGAATGTCTGCCTGTATGGGGCCACCACGGGTCGCGCCTTCTTCCGCGGTAAAGCAGCCGAGCGATTCTGCGTTCGCAACAGTGGTGCCTGGACGGTCGTCGAAGGGGTTGGCGATCATGGTTGCGAATACATGACCGGCGGACGCGTCATCATCCTGGGTTCCACCGGCAGAAACTTTGCGGCCGGCATGTCGGGCGGAATCGCCTACGTGTGGGCACCAGACCTGGAAGCTTTCCGCCTCAAGTGCAACTTGGGCACGGTTCTGCTTGAAGAAGTCGTGGAAGATCGCGACAAAGCCGAATTGCTGGAGATGATTACCGATCACCGCGAGTTCACCGGCTCCACGGTGGCTGAACGGATCATCCAAGACTGGCCTGCCTCCCTGAAGAACTTTGTCAAAGTCATGCCCGTGGATTACAAACGGGTTCTCCTGGAGCGGTCGCAGCACGACGAGGAACAAGAGGCCGACGTGCACAGCGAAGCTGTCATCAAGTAG
- a CDS encoding 1-acyl-sn-glycerol-3-phosphate acyltransferase yields MQPIIVEKPYRFISPCRSGWPSSIIQGTRLVDGYLNYFEGVQSYEIRGAEHLRDSLAQRRGILLAPNHCRYADPLAMGWLARTVGVHLFAMASWHLFNQHWFQALAIRLCGGFSVYREGHDRQSLETAIGILTEAKRPLVVFPEGTVFRTNDRLQPLLEGVAFLARAAARKRQAVDGGEVVIHPVAIKYLFRGDLERTTHPTLQSLEQRLLLGKPLPEASLVERIYRLYEVILSIKEVEYFGASQAGTFQMRQQALIERLLRPLEQQWLQGFRGEAGQGKEPGATLAQGSGGPSGIVAVGDSTSDGSIKRQLTLLPRIKHLRAVIVPQLLRQKVPESRRGEVWQALSEIYLAQQIASHPSDYLVSPTDTRILESVERIQEDVLDRATIPRPLHAVLQVGAAIVVPTDRPPRGERDPIMSQLESSLREMLGQLSTEARPYEAGALSTVR; encoded by the coding sequence ATGCAACCGATCATTGTTGAGAAACCCTATCGCTTCATCTCGCCCTGCCGGAGTGGTTGGCCCTCCTCGATAATTCAGGGAACGAGACTCGTCGATGGCTATCTCAATTACTTTGAAGGGGTTCAGTCGTACGAGATTCGCGGGGCTGAACATCTGCGTGACTCGCTCGCTCAACGGCGTGGAATCTTGCTCGCCCCCAACCATTGCCGCTACGCCGATCCGCTGGCCATGGGATGGTTGGCGCGCACCGTGGGCGTCCACCTGTTCGCGATGGCTAGTTGGCATTTGTTCAATCAGCACTGGTTTCAGGCACTAGCCATTCGCTTGTGTGGTGGTTTCAGCGTGTACCGCGAGGGGCACGATCGTCAATCCTTAGAAACCGCCATCGGCATTCTGACCGAGGCCAAACGTCCTCTCGTCGTGTTCCCGGAAGGGACCGTCTTTCGCACGAACGATCGGCTGCAACCGTTATTGGAGGGAGTTGCATTCTTGGCGCGAGCCGCTGCTCGCAAGCGTCAGGCGGTAGACGGTGGGGAAGTCGTGATCCATCCTGTTGCGATTAAGTATCTCTTTCGCGGGGATCTGGAACGCACGACGCATCCGACGCTACAGTCCTTGGAACAGCGTCTGCTTCTCGGCAAGCCACTTCCGGAAGCTTCTTTGGTCGAACGCATTTATCGGCTCTACGAAGTCATCCTGTCGATCAAGGAAGTCGAGTACTTCGGCGCGTCGCAGGCAGGGACTTTTCAGATGCGCCAACAGGCGTTGATCGAGCGATTGCTGCGTCCCTTGGAACAGCAATGGTTGCAGGGCTTCCGTGGAGAAGCTGGGCAGGGTAAAGAGCCGGGGGCCACGCTGGCTCAAGGCTCTGGCGGACCATCTGGCATTGTTGCCGTGGGTGATTCCACCAGCGATGGAAGCATAAAACGCCAGCTCACGCTGCTGCCCCGCATAAAGCATCTCCGAGCAGTCATCGTCCCGCAACTTTTACGACAGAAAGTGCCCGAGTCCCGCCGTGGCGAGGTCTGGCAAGCCCTGTCGGAGATTTACCTCGCACAGCAGATTGCGTCGCACCCCAGTGACTATCTCGTCTCCCCGACGGACACTCGCATTCTTGAGTCTGTTGAACGCATTCAGGAGGATGTCTTAGACCGCGCCACAATCCCGCGTCCCTTGCATGCGGTCCTGCAGGTGGGGGCTGCTATTGTGGTTCCGACCGACCGCCCTCCCCGTGGCGAACGCGACCCGATCATGAGCCAGCTCGAGAGCTCCTTGCGTGAGATGCTGGGGCAGTTGTCGACGGAAGCGAGGCCCTATGAAGCGGGTGCTCTCAGCACGGTGCGGTAG
- a CDS encoding ExbD/TolR family protein, whose amino-acid sequence MRIKRQNTPQAEADLTPMIDMTFQLIAFFMVLINFSQSEQNDRVVLPTSELAKPVAVPLEYPIIIHMTRDGTLVIGGDEIPLEALRSRMSPEIAVMQLDKKTARDANIIIRGHQTVPGGRVQDLINKCQELGFEQFALRVKEEI is encoded by the coding sequence ATGAGAATTAAGCGTCAGAATACTCCGCAAGCCGAAGCGGATTTGACCCCTATGATCGATATGACGTTCCAGTTGATAGCCTTCTTTATGGTGCTCATCAATTTTTCGCAGAGTGAGCAAAACGACAGGGTGGTGCTACCAACGAGCGAATTGGCCAAGCCCGTTGCGGTACCACTGGAGTATCCCATCATCATTCACATGACGCGCGATGGCACGCTAGTCATTGGAGGCGATGAAATCCCCTTGGAGGCGCTACGCTCTCGGATGTCGCCTGAAATTGCGGTGATGCAACTGGATAAGAAGACGGCTCGGGATGCGAACATCATCATCCGCGGGCACCAGACGGTACCTGGAGGCCGCGTCCAAGATTTGATCAACAAGTGTCAGGAACTTGGCTTTGAACAATTTGCACTGCGCGTGAAGGAGGAGATTTAG
- the xerD gene encoding site-specific tyrosine recombinase XerD, translating to MASKLRKLREQGGATAPPELALETSSDWHQKFTDYLRSECHLAKNTVESYGRDLQRLLRWCDRRPVQQLQMADLSQFVAWLQTEGLAPSSISRAIVTVRMFFKYLQLEGVVQDNPSELLESQKMWQRIPKAITPAAVERFLQAPKKYDTYWQRDCAILELLYATGCRVSEVSNLLTANVQLKEGYCLVEGKGSKQRMVPIGEQAAKAIRLYLEELRSTLVGEQLPEKTPWLILSRTGKRLRREAIWELVKRYALRADVDPEISPHTLRHSFATHMLTGGADLRQIQELLGHASIQTTQIYTQVESSRLKRIHRQFHPRA from the coding sequence GTGGCAAGTAAACTCCGCAAATTACGTGAACAGGGTGGGGCGACCGCACCTCCCGAGCTAGCACTGGAGACCTCCTCCGACTGGCATCAAAAATTCACCGACTACCTCCGCTCCGAATGCCATCTAGCCAAAAACACCGTCGAATCGTACGGACGTGACCTGCAGCGATTGCTACGGTGGTGCGATAGGCGACCGGTCCAACAGCTACAAATGGCGGACTTAAGCCAGTTTGTCGCTTGGCTGCAAACCGAAGGCTTGGCGCCCAGCTCCATCTCGCGGGCCATCGTCACCGTTCGCATGTTTTTCAAATATCTGCAGCTCGAGGGGGTCGTGCAAGACAACCCCTCCGAATTGCTCGAATCGCAAAAGATGTGGCAGCGGATCCCCAAGGCCATTACCCCCGCGGCGGTCGAGCGATTCCTTCAAGCTCCCAAGAAATACGATACCTATTGGCAGCGTGATTGCGCCATCCTGGAGCTGCTCTATGCCACCGGCTGCCGTGTTTCCGAGGTTTCCAACTTGCTGACGGCTAACGTGCAACTCAAGGAAGGCTACTGCCTGGTCGAAGGGAAGGGTTCGAAACAGCGGATGGTCCCTATTGGGGAGCAGGCGGCCAAGGCGATTCGGCTCTACCTCGAGGAGCTGCGGAGCACTCTGGTTGGAGAGCAATTGCCGGAGAAGACTCCCTGGCTGATTCTCTCACGGACTGGCAAACGGTTGCGGCGAGAGGCAATCTGGGAATTGGTCAAACGCTACGCTCTGCGCGCTGATGTCGATCCAGAAATTAGCCCGCACACCCTCCGGCATAGCTTTGCGACTCACATGCTCACCGGCGGTGCCGACTTGCGGCAGATCCAGGAATTGCTGGGGCACGCTAGCATCCAAACGACGCAGATTTACACCCAAGTCGAAAGTTCACGCCTGAAGCGGATTCACCGTCAATTCCACCCACGCGCGTGA
- the galE gene encoding UDP-glucose 4-epimerase GalE, producing MKILVIGGAGYVGSHTVRQLVRAGHEVWVYDNLSRGHAASVPEGKLIEGEISDRAHLEAIFAKHRIEAVMHFAAFALVGESVAHPAMYYQNNVTATLDLLEAMRSAGVWRIVFSSTTATYGQPEKFPIAETTPQLPINPYGFTKLVIEHALTDYAKAYGFGCAALRYFNAAGASPDGDIGEDHDPESHLIPIVLQTALGQRARIGIFGDDYATPDGTCIRDYIHVDDLADAHQRALSHLEPGTNIQVNLGTGRGQSVLDIVEACRKITGHPIPVTLEPRRPGDPAELIADSSLAHRLLGWSPKYLEIEEIVDTAWKWHQSHPRGYAS from the coding sequence ATGAAGATTTTGGTCATAGGTGGCGCGGGCTACGTGGGCTCTCACACCGTCCGCCAGTTGGTTCGCGCGGGGCACGAGGTGTGGGTATACGACAATCTCTCTCGGGGCCATGCTGCCAGCGTTCCCGAAGGCAAATTGATCGAAGGCGAAATCTCGGATCGCGCTCACCTTGAAGCCATCTTTGCCAAGCACCGCATCGAAGCGGTGATGCATTTTGCCGCCTTCGCTCTGGTTGGGGAGTCGGTCGCGCATCCGGCCATGTACTACCAAAATAACGTGACCGCTACGCTGGATCTATTGGAAGCGATGCGGTCTGCAGGGGTCTGGCGGATCGTGTTTTCCAGTACCACGGCAACTTATGGGCAACCCGAAAAATTTCCGATTGCTGAGACCACGCCACAACTTCCGATCAATCCGTACGGGTTCACAAAACTCGTGATCGAGCATGCGTTGACCGACTACGCGAAGGCCTACGGTTTCGGATGCGCCGCCTTGCGTTACTTCAACGCTGCGGGGGCCAGCCCAGACGGAGATATCGGTGAGGACCATGATCCGGAAAGCCACCTCATCCCCATCGTCTTGCAGACGGCGCTCGGCCAACGGGCCCGCATCGGGATTTTTGGTGACGACTACGCTACGCCCGATGGAACCTGTATTCGTGATTATATTCACGTCGACGATTTGGCCGATGCGCACCAACGCGCTCTGAGTCATCTCGAGCCTGGCACAAACATTCAGGTCAATCTCGGTACGGGGCGAGGCCAGAGTGTCTTGGATATCGTGGAGGCATGTCGTAAGATTACTGGGCACCCCATCCCCGTTACCTTGGAGCCAAGGCGGCCAGGTGATCCGGCCGAGTTGATTGCCGATAGCTCCTTGGCACACCGCCTGCTGGGGTGGTCTCCCAAGTATTTGGAAATTGAAGAGATCGTGGATACTGCGTGGAAGTGGCATCAGTCCCACCCACGAGGATACGCAAGCTAG
- a CDS encoding glutamate synthase subunit beta, giving the protein MGKPTGFKEIPRKQLPYRDEMERLGDFGEIFTEGDPAHLQSQGARCMDCGVPFCQSATGCPIENLIPEWNDLVYRGRWREALARLHKTNNFPEFTGRACPAPCEGACVLGIIEPAVTIKNIENAIIDRGFAEGWVKPEPPTSRTGKRVAVVGSGPAGLAAAAQLNKVGHQVTVYERADRIGGLLMYGIPWMKLGKDVVERRVQLLRDEGIEFVTCAHVGKKEDFPAGHMTQIMEERGCKMQYIDPNDLLKEFDALLMATGATKSFDPTARCPGRDLKGIYNAMDFLARNTKSLLDSKLADGAYTSAKDLDVIVIGGGDTGADCIGTSMRHGCKSIANFELLDTPPVERADNNPWPQWPRIYRLDYSHAEVKAKWGEDPRAYNILTKEFIGDKNGKLTGVKTVSVDWSKPGEKAPFSEVPGSEKIWPADLVLLATGFVGPELEVATMLGLETQNPRGNWQTFVGEHGRFTTNVEKVFAAGDCRRGQSLVVWAINEGRGAARAIDIYLQGGSTLPAPGVTQGQALVQLTV; this is encoded by the coding sequence ATGGGCAAGCCAACTGGATTTAAAGAGATTCCTCGCAAGCAACTTCCCTACCGCGATGAAATGGAACGACTTGGCGATTTCGGCGAGATTTTCACCGAAGGAGATCCCGCACATCTCCAATCGCAGGGTGCCCGATGCATGGATTGCGGAGTGCCTTTCTGCCAATCGGCGACGGGTTGCCCCATTGAGAATTTGATCCCCGAATGGAACGACTTGGTCTACCGTGGGCGTTGGCGCGAGGCGCTCGCAAGACTCCACAAGACGAATAACTTCCCCGAGTTCACCGGACGAGCGTGCCCCGCTCCCTGCGAAGGTGCTTGCGTGCTGGGAATTATTGAACCAGCAGTGACCATCAAGAACATTGAGAATGCCATCATCGACCGCGGCTTTGCCGAGGGATGGGTGAAACCCGAACCACCAACCTCCCGCACCGGCAAGCGTGTCGCTGTGGTCGGGTCCGGCCCCGCTGGCCTGGCCGCGGCCGCCCAGCTCAACAAAGTGGGACATCAAGTGACCGTCTACGAGCGTGCCGACCGAATCGGTGGCTTGCTGATGTACGGAATCCCCTGGATGAAGCTCGGCAAAGATGTCGTTGAACGGCGAGTCCAACTGCTGAGGGACGAGGGAATTGAATTTGTTACCTGTGCACATGTGGGTAAGAAAGAGGATTTCCCCGCAGGACACATGACGCAGATCATGGAGGAGCGTGGCTGCAAAATGCAGTACATCGACCCGAATGACTTGTTGAAAGAGTTCGATGCCCTGTTAATGGCTACGGGTGCGACGAAGTCCTTCGATCCCACCGCGCGCTGTCCCGGTCGTGATCTGAAGGGTATCTACAACGCCATGGATTTCTTGGCACGGAACACCAAGAGTCTTCTCGACTCTAAACTTGCCGACGGTGCTTACACATCAGCCAAAGATCTAGACGTGATTGTCATTGGCGGCGGCGACACCGGTGCCGACTGCATCGGTACCTCCATGCGACATGGTTGCAAGAGCATTGCCAATTTTGAATTGCTCGATACTCCTCCCGTAGAGCGCGCCGACAACAACCCCTGGCCGCAATGGCCGCGCATCTATCGACTCGACTACTCCCACGCGGAAGTCAAGGCGAAGTGGGGTGAAGACCCTCGCGCCTACAACATTCTCACCAAGGAGTTCATCGGTGATAAAAACGGCAAGCTCACTGGGGTGAAGACCGTTTCCGTCGACTGGAGCAAGCCGGGAGAAAAAGCTCCCTTTAGCGAAGTGCCAGGCAGCGAAAAGATATGGCCTGCCGACTTGGTCTTGCTTGCCACCGGATTTGTCGGCCCCGAACTGGAAGTCGCCACAATGCTCGGCCTCGAGACACAGAATCCTCGTGGTAATTGGCAAACCTTTGTCGGCGAGCATGGACGATTCACCACCAACGTCGAAAAGGTCTTCGCTGCAGGAGATTGTCGGCGCGGACAGTCGCTTGTCGTATGGGCAATCAACGAGGGGCGTGGTGCTGCCAGAGCAATCGATATCTATCTGCAAGGCGGCAGCACCCTACCGGCACCTGGAGTCACCCAAGGCCAAGCTCTGGTGCAACTCACCGTCTAG
- a CDS encoding ExbD/TolR family protein, whose amino-acid sequence MKFRHRSQTADKTELSMTSMIDIVFLLLVFFVMTFKISAQEGDFNVKMPLEGVSGPSDNTQLPLKLRLISNGAGGLQEIVLNDNLSFGTDWEKLRGYIVGLVGDAAGPGEEEGPEVEIDLDYDLHYVHVISAITSVTGYRSGNDIVKLIDRIKFAKQRK is encoded by the coding sequence ATGAAATTCCGCCATCGAAGTCAAACGGCTGACAAGACCGAGTTGTCGATGACATCCATGATCGACATCGTTTTCCTGTTGCTCGTGTTCTTTGTGATGACTTTCAAAATTAGTGCCCAAGAAGGGGATTTTAATGTCAAAATGCCTCTCGAGGGAGTCTCGGGACCATCCGACAATACCCAGTTGCCGCTCAAGCTACGGTTGATCTCTAACGGAGCTGGCGGACTGCAAGAAATTGTGCTCAACGACAATCTTTCCTTCGGTACCGACTGGGAGAAATTGCGGGGGTATATCGTAGGACTGGTCGGGGACGCGGCTGGCCCTGGCGAAGAGGAAGGCCCGGAAGTCGAGATCGATCTCGATTACGATTTGCACTACGTGCACGTCATCTCGGCAATCACCAGTGTCACTGGCTACCGTAGCGGGAATGACATTGTCAAATTGATCGATCGCATCAAATTCGCCAAGCAACGCAAGTAA